The Bradyrhizobium sp. CCGB01 genome segment TACGTCGTTCGTCTCCGCTCCGTACTGCGCCAGCAGATTGTCGAGCAGGACAACTTGACTCGTCATCTGTGTGACTTGAGTGGTCTGCGTGTCGTAGGAGCCCTTCGCCGAGGCGATCAGCAGGCCGAGGACAAGCGCGGCTATCGTCCCGATGAGGCCCGTGCCCAGCCTGACCACATCCTTGTCATCCGTGCTCAGGTGATGCCCAGGAAGGAACATCCCGAGCAGGGCACCGCCCGAGATGCATAGAAACGTGGTGCACGATAGCGCGATTGCATTCATGATTCACCAATGTGTCGTAAGGCAGCGGCCGTCTCTCTGCTGGTCATCCAGTTCCAGGCCGCAGCTTCAAGCTCCTTCGCCTGAGCGCAACCCTGGTCTCGGCCGCGTAGCTTTGACGGGGCATCCTGATGCGTCGTGGCTGTGGTTCCGACAATCGCGGTACCGCGGCATGTCGCGACCTGGCGCTGTGTCGCCTACGCCGCGGAGGCAACTGCGTGTCCCTTGGCGATCAATGTGCGTCGGTCGTGAATCAAGTTCTCCAGCCGGTGGGCTGCCACGTTCAATGTGGCATCATCCACCGCGCTTTCGTCTCCAGCAGCGGATTTGGCGCGCTCCGCCTTCAGGATGCCGTCGATGTCGTCTTCGATATCCGAAAGTTCAGCCTCGGTATCGACCTTCCGAATCCGGCGCGCCAGGGCATAGAGAGAATCGAGCGGCCCTTCGGCCGGGCGGCTGCCGACGCCCAGGAATTTCCACGCCGCCGCAAGCATGGTGGCAGCGCCACCCAGGACCATCGGCGTCAAATAGATCCAGTTGCCGTATTCATCCATGAAGCTTTGCGTGGTGCTGTTGTAAACGGCTGCCGCGCCGGGGTGCAGCGGAAGGTAGGCATCCTGGTCGGTGCTGGGCGCGGTGATCTGTGCGAAAATCGGCTGCTCGCGCAGAAGATTCCTGCGCGCGCTCATGATCGCCTCCGTGAGGCCGGTTACCAGATCAGTGCCGAGCTTCTTTTGCGCAACCAGATAGAGCGAGGTCCTCAGCGTTGTCACATCATCTTCCGGGACCGGCGGCGATCCCCGCAGCGTGCCCTTCGGGACGTCGAAGCTTTCAAAGGCGCGCTGAACCTCTGTGATTGCCCCCGCGGAATCGATCGGGATCAGTACCGGGACCTTCTTATGGTCGAGCTGAAAGAATCCGCGAACGAGCGAGAGGTATTTCTCGGCGAGCGGGATCACGACAAGCAGGGCATTGACCTGCTTTGACTGAATGGCTTGTCGGACATCCGTCAAAGCAAGGTTCTTGAATACAACTTTTGCGCGCGCCAGATCGTATTCCTTGGTCAACGCATCGACAATTTTGGCGTTCGTTACGCCGCCGACCACGCCGACCGTGCGTCCCTTCAGGCTGTCCATGCTGTCGATGGTCGATCCCGGCGGCGCGATGATCAGGACGGCCATATGGCTGACGACGACGACGGCTTGCGCCTTCGACAGGTCGCCGACATCGCCGCGAACCACAGCGAGATCGACCTTGCCCGCGGAGAAAGCGGCAGCGGCCTCAAGCGCGGTGCCGCTGTCGATGACCTTGAGCCGGACCGGCGCGTTCGCTGATACGAACTCGCCTGCCATCGCTGACATTGCCTTCGCTGCCTCGCCGTCGAGCGAGCCGACCGCCACGGTCAGCGTTACCGGGCGGCTGTAGTACCGATAGGCAAGGAGACCTGCGCCTGCCGCAAAGATGACGACGCCGACAAGCAGGAAAAAGCGAAGCCACAGCGGCAATTTTATCGACATCATGCTCGCCACTCCAGACGCGTCGGCCGATGCAGACGTTGATCTATATCAAGCCTACCCGCCGCTGAAGGTCTAGCGGACACGGCTGGCAAATCAGGCTGTTCGCGCGCCGTATGCGGCGGCTCATTCCCTCTCCTCGATCAGGGGTGATCATGATGAAATCCTCTTGGCCTAACGAACCCAGTCGTCGCCTGGTTCTAGGCGCGCTTGCGGCGCTCCCGACATTCTCGATGCCGGTCGTTGCCAATGCGCAGGCCCAAACAACAACCGCGCAAGCACCCGCTTCCACCGGGGGCGGCTTTTCATTCGCGGCGGTCGGCGATACCCGACCGATGATGTACCTCCCATTGAAGGAGGGACAACCGGACCTCAGCAAGTTCTTCGTCGAGATGTTCGGGTTGGTCATGCCGGAAAAGGTCGCCGAGGCCGTCGTCGCGAAGGATGTGAAGATGATCTTCGATCCGGTCACAAAGGACCTGATCAAGGTCGTCATGCCGTTCGCATCCAAGACGGAAGTGATGACCCTGACGGTAGACAAGGGTTGGGTCACCGAGGCATCCGTTGAAGACGTGAAACTGCTTCCCGGAGTGCATCGAACCATGTTCCGGCTTCAGGGCGGCGAATGGGTGACGCGCGAGATCGTCAAGGACGTCCAGTCCGGTCGCGCCAAATTCGTGGTCAATAGCGGTGACGCCGTGTGGTGGGGCAATCAGGGCTTGACCGTGAGTGACAGCCCATACTGGAAGCGCGTGAACGAAACAATGTTGAAGAAGCTACCCGCGCCAGATGACGAGATGCGCGCAGCCGGTCTGGATGGGCGCTTTTTCATGAGTGTGGGTAATCATGAGGTGTGGGCCGACCCGAAGATTGAGGGCGTACTTTCGGCGGTGCCGTATCTGAAAAAATTCGGCGTCACGCCGGAAAACCTCATCTACAAATTCGACTTCAAGGGCGCCCGCTTCATCTATCTCTGGAGTGGCAAGTACGACTACCGGTCGCCCTCACAGTGGGACGCCGATCGGCCAAAATATGCCGAGCAGATGACCCAGCTTCAAAAATGGATGGACGAGGCGAAGGCCAATGGCATTCGGAAGGCGTTCATCGTCTTCCACTATCCCGTGTTTGCGCGGTCGGGCTTGGGCCCGATCCCGGCTCCCGATAATCCGCACAAGGTGATTGCGTCGTATGCGAAGGACATGGAGGTGGTCGTGTTGAACGGGCACGTCCACACCACGGAAATCTACGACGTAGATGGGGTTAAGTATCTGATGTTGGGCGGTGGCGGCGCCGAGCAAGACCCAATCCTGCCGGGGCGAACCAGCATCAAGGTGCCCGCCGACTATCCGCAGGACCTTTACTGGAAGGGCCAGCCTCCGCAAGAGGAGTACAACTACGTGCTGGTGGACGTTGACCCCGGCCAGAAGACGAAATTCACCCTCAATCGCTTCCGGCCATGGTCAGCAGAGCCATTCGGAACCGAAGAACTCTTCACGTGACAGCGAGCGGGCAATAGGCCGGGGGTAAGGTTCTGACGATAGTACTCCTGATTGTTCACGGCTTGGTCGCCGTTGCACTGCTTGGCGCGATCACGCACCAGACTTTGGCGACGTGGGCGACTGCGGGAACGCGCCCCCGTTCGTTTTTCGGCCGCTTTCGCTCCGTGCCATCGGCCCGGTTCGCCGACGCCGTCGTCGTCCTGTATGCCATCTCCATCCTGCTCGGTGGGATCATCTATCTGTATTTTCGCGTCGAGATCAGGCCGGAGTTGGAGCGCGCCGGTCATTGGCCAGCCCTGGGCTTCTTCGACCTCAAGGAGCATTTCGCCGCTATCGGCTTTGCGTTGCTACCAGCCTATTGGGTTTGCTGGCGACAGCCGCGTGCCGACGAGCCTACTCAGACGCGCACGATGCTCACCTCGATCCTCGCCTTTGTCATCTGGTGGGGCTTCCTGACCGGCCACGTCGTAAACAACATCAGGGGTTTCGGCGCATGACGCCATCGGCTGCGTTCCGCCGCTTTGCATTCGCGTTCGGGACAGCATTTGGCTTCCTCTACGTGGTCGCACTCGCAAAGGACCTTGCTCTTTTCACCGTTTTCCCGTCGCTCGGCATCGTGCTGGCGGGCACGCATCATTCGCGAGACGTTGCTGCCCCTGCGATGGGATTTCTGGCTCCAGCGATGTACTGGTACGGATGGGCCGCGACGGCCGCGCTCGGGGCACTGATCGTCGCCCTCGTTGCTGTGCCGTACGCCGAACGCTTGACGCGATACGTTTGGCCGGGATGGGTGTGGGTCATTCCCATCCTCTCGATGATCGCTTGCGTCTATCTCACCCTGCCCTGGTTCAGGCTCTGACCTGGGTGCGACTTCCTTCCGGATTCAAGCCTTAGGCCGTGCGAGCCGGCCGCCAGGCCGCGTAGAGACCGACGAGGGTGCCGATGGCGACCAGCCCGGCCGCGAGCAGCACCTGCAACTCCCCATCGTCGGTGGCGCCCACGGACGACACCAGTCTGGTTACGATGACGAACAGAATACCCACCGAGGCCGCTGCGCCCACGCTGAGATAGGCGAGTTCTCGCGTCAGGTTGCGGCCGAGAAGTCCGAGTGCCGTAAAATACATCGCGCATGCGTTGGGATGAACGAACAAGGCCACGCGCGCGTAGGGACCGTAGGAGTCGAACAGAGACTCACATCGGTTCATTGCCGCCTTTGAGGCAACCCGCTGCAAGAACGCCCTGAAAAAACGAGCCTGTCCGTAACTCAGAACGGCGCCCACGATGATGGCCAGCCACGCCACGATGAAAACGGAGGCATCCGCAGGCTTCGGATTGAGCGCCACGGACATCAGGATGAGGGCGGTTCCGGGAAAATAGCCAAAATACGGGAAGACCGACTCCAGGAGCACGCAGGCGAACATGAAGACCGGAAACCATGGTGAACCGGTCGCACCGTGGACGATGGCGTTCAAGTCGAAGAGGTCAGTCTTGTACAGGACGAGGTACATGCACATGGCCAATCCGGCCAGCGCGTAAAACGGCAACGCTCCCGACAGAAACCGTCTCATCCAACCATCGGGCTTTGTTTCGCGGACACGGCGGAGACCTTCGAGATCAGCACAAGACGACCGAAACGCATGGCTCAAGCTTTAGGCGAATGAGGTTGCCCCTGTCGATAGCAATTCTCACCTCGCCCTGCGCGCTCCTGCGCAATCGATTGCCTGTTTCGATTCGCCGAGAATCCCGCACAAGTGGCAGCATACAATTATACCCTTGCGGAAACCTGAACTTTTCTCCCGTCGCTTGGACTTATACTTGCGTCCCGGCTTCGCGCCTTGGGGTACAGAGAGCTTCAGCCGCCGCCGGGGCGTCGCCGAGGGCTCTCTTCGTGCCGCCGCGAACAGCTGCGGGCACGATGTTCAGCTCGCCGGCACTTCTTGACTTGAGTTCAACAAGCGCAGGAGGAGCCTATGCGGAAGTCCCTCACCTTTTTCCTTTCTGGCGTGGCATTGGCCGCCGCGGCGTCGACCGCTGTAGCCGGTGAGCGGGTGCTTGAGTTCAAGCTCGTCACGAAGCCGCTCGACCTCAAGGTCATCGAGGCCGCAAACGTCGAAGGACAGACGGTTGTGGCCGGCAAATTCTTCGGCGTCGCCGTCTTCAACGATGGCCGCATCGGAGTGAAGGAGTTCGTCAACAGTTCGGACCTGCTGAAAGGATCGGGTCCCTTCTTCGGCTATAGCACCTACACGTTCGAGGAAGGCTCGATTACGGCGCGCTACACCGGTACGGCCAAGGACGGCAAATCAACCGGCGAATACACGATCCTGTCGGGCACGGGTGCCTATGCGAACGCCACCGGTACGGGAACAATCGAAAGCGCGCCGAACCCGTTCAAGGGCGTCAACCTGCTGAACATAAAACTCGTCGTCAGAACGTCCGGCTCGTGACAGCACAGTGTCCACGGGCCCTGCACGAAGGAAGTTGATCCCTTGCGTGGCGTGTTGCCCGGCCGGCTTGCGCATTGCCGGCCGGGTGATTTGCTGAAGCGCCCGACCGGGGTCGCGAGCAATCATTCGCAGCATTGAAACGCTCGCTGACCAGAACAGCGCAGTCAGTCACAGGCCCAGTGTGACCTCCGCCCAGCGCATCGCGATGCTGCTGCATTCCTACGCGATCGAGAGAATCTCGATCTCCTGCGCGCCTGAACCAACGACATCGCCGACCGCCTTCCCGATCAGCGACTTCGCAACCGGCGCGACGAACGAGATCGACCCGGCCTTCGGATCCGCTTCGTCCTCACCGACGATGCGATAGGTTTGCACGCGGCCATCGGTGCGGCTGAAGGTCACGGTGCTGCCGAAGGCGACGACATCGGTCGACGCCGGGGTGGGAATGACCTGCGCCGTGCGCAGCCTTTCGGTGAGGTAGCGGGCGTCGCGCAAGGGCACCGCCGATTGCCGGCGCTTCTCGTTGACGTCCTCGATGGCTTGTGCGGCTTCATAGGCCTCGCGCGCTTCCTGAAGCTGCGACTGCAACGCCTGCAGGCCTGCTTCCGTCACGAAATTTGGATGCGGCGAGATCGGGCGATCCGGCAACAGCGTCTCGGACGCGGTTTCGGCGCTTTCTTCCTTGGTAAAGGCGACGCTCAATTCAAGATCCTGTCGAACCGTTTCGGGTAACCGCTCGCGCCTCGCGCCCCCTCAACAGGGAATCGCGTGCTGGGCCGCGGCCGGTGATTGTCCCGGACTATATCTCAAGTTCGACGAAACGACGGAGCTTGAAGACGAGGTCCGGCATGGCCTGGCGGAACCGCGTTGCGTTCTGGAACGTGGTCGAGAACGGCGCGAAGGTGATCATCGCGTTCCAGTGCTTATAGCCGTAGACCGTGACGGAGGCGCCGGTCGCCGGAAAATTCTCCAGCTTGCGCAACTCGCCGAGCACGAGATCGGCGATCGCCTCGGCAGGCAGCAACCGCTTGCCGTCCGGCGTCGTGGTGATTTTCGCCGGCGGCTCGACCGGCTTCGCGGCAATAGGCACGGCATCGGGCGCATCGTCGGGTTCGGCCGGTGCGGGATCGGGGGTGGACGGCTCGACCGGATCAAATCCGTTCGTCGGCGCTGTCGGCGGAACCTCGGCGAGCGGCGGCGGAGCAGCGCTGTCTGCGCGCTTGTTGCCTCCCAGGATGCTGCTGATCATGGCCACAAGGCCAGCATCCTTCACGTCGTCGCTCATTACTCCCCCCGGGCTATGGCCTACTCTAGCACCGCTCTCGCGGACCGCCACCGGGGATGTATAGCCGGATTCGCCTGGTCAGGACCGTCACGCGAAGGCACCGGCGGCCCGACGCGTGGGTCGCGTCGCGCCGCCGTGCGATCCGTCACTGCTTATCGAACGGAATATATTGCTGGTACTGCTTGGGCACCGAACTGCGGTAGCGCGCAGGCACAGTGCCGCTGTCGACCGAATGATCGATCTCCTGCTGCCGCGTCATCTTCTTCTTCGCGGGCTTCTTCGATGCGCTCTTCTTGGAGTCGGTCGGCTGGCTGGAGGTGTCGCTGGTCGCGCCCGGCGCGGTGGTTGTCGCCGCAGGCGCTGCGGTTCCGTCGGCGGCCGGCGCGCTCTGCGCCGGCGCGAGCGATGTTTGCATGAGAAGCGCCAGCGCTGCTGTCGCAGCCAGCAAATATGACCTTTGCATTAGAACCTCCAAAATACCTGATCCGAACGAGACAAGCGTAGTTCTCCGGAATCGACGCGTGCAAGTCTGCTCACGAAAGGCCGGAACCCCAACGCGAACTGTGGCCGAGATCACATTGCCGGCCGCCGGCTGCGACATGATGTGCCTCGACGCGAACGCAAGGCATTCCGCCGACACCAAGACAGGCATGACCATATATCAGACGAGCCAAGCTCGCTGACGTTCCCCATCCCACTCTCGAAGGAGATTGAAATGCGTCGCATCATCCTCACTCTCGCATCGTTCGCCGCGCTGATCGCCGTAGCATCCCCGGCCGCCCAGGCACATCCTGCAAACGATCGATATTGCCTGCAGGGGCGCATGTGGGGCTATCCCGGCAACTGCCAGTTCGCGAGCTATCAGCAGTGCCTCGCCAGCGCTTCCGGCACGTCGGCCTATTGCGGCATCAATCCGCGCTACGCGTTCTCGCAGCAGCGCGCCTACTGACGACATCGCGGCGCGCGCATGATGCGCGCGCCGCCACATTTTTTTGCGTGAAGACGATCCACCTCGCCGGCAGTCCGGCGAATTGACTTGCGCGGCGGCGGGGGTGATCCGCTGCACTGAGCGGGTGACGGTCGTTGTCGCCAAGGCCGCTTGCGTTACGGAAGTCTGAACTACCGGGCCTCGGCGATCTTCGATCCAGACGGCAGCATCTGCGCGTTGGCCGCCAAGGGCCGCTTCGACGGCGATGCCGGGTCCGGCAATCGGAAAGCGGCGTCGGCCGGCGTTCCCTGGGATGGACGACGGGCAGCGGTTGTCGGAAGCACGATCACCTTCGCTCCAATCTTCACCCGCTCA includes the following:
- a CDS encoding metallophosphoesterase, which gives rise to MPVVANAQAQTTTAQAPASTGGGFSFAAVGDTRPMMYLPLKEGQPDLSKFFVEMFGLVMPEKVAEAVVAKDVKMIFDPVTKDLIKVVMPFASKTEVMTLTVDKGWVTEASVEDVKLLPGVHRTMFRLQGGEWVTREIVKDVQSGRAKFVVNSGDAVWWGNQGLTVSDSPYWKRVNETMLKKLPAPDDEMRAAGLDGRFFMSVGNHEVWADPKIEGVLSAVPYLKKFGVTPENLIYKFDFKGARFIYLWSGKYDYRSPSQWDADRPKYAEQMTQLQKWMDEAKANGIRKAFIVFHYPVFARSGLGPIPAPDNPHKVIASYAKDMEVVVLNGHVHTTEIYDVDGVKYLMLGGGGAEQDPILPGRTSIKVPADYPQDLYWKGQPPQEEYNYVLVDVDPGQKTKFTLNRFRPWSAEPFGTEELFT
- a CDS encoding DUF3551 domain-containing protein, which gives rise to MRRIILTLASFAALIAVASPAAQAHPANDRYCLQGRMWGYPGNCQFASYQQCLASASGTSAYCGINPRYAFSQQRAY
- a CDS encoding DUF3224 domain-containing protein — translated: MRKSLTFFLSGVALAAAASTAVAGERVLEFKLVTKPLDLKVIEAANVEGQTVVAGKFFGVAVFNDGRIGVKEFVNSSDLLKGSGPFFGYSTYTFEEGSITARYTGTAKDGKSTGEYTILSGTGAYANATGTGTIESAPNPFKGVNLLNIKLVVRTSGS
- the greA gene encoding transcription elongation factor GreA is translated as MSVAFTKEESAETASETLLPDRPISPHPNFVTEAGLQALQSQLQEAREAYEAAQAIEDVNEKRRQSAVPLRDARYLTERLRTAQVIPTPASTDVVAFGSTVTFSRTDGRVQTYRIVGEDEADPKAGSISFVAPVAKSLIGKAVGDVVGSGAQEIEILSIA
- a CDS encoding TAXI family TRAP transporter solute-binding subunit; the protein is MMSIKLPLWLRFFLLVGVVIFAAGAGLLAYRYYSRPVTLTVAVGSLDGEAAKAMSAMAGEFVSANAPVRLKVIDSGTALEAAAAFSAGKVDLAVVRGDVGDLSKAQAVVVVSHMAVLIIAPPGSTIDSMDSLKGRTVGVVGGVTNAKIVDALTKEYDLARAKVVFKNLALTDVRQAIQSKQVNALLVVIPLAEKYLSLVRGFFQLDHKKVPVLIPIDSAGAITEVQRAFESFDVPKGTLRGSPPVPEDDVTTLRTSLYLVAQKKLGTDLVTGLTEAIMSARRNLLREQPIFAQITAPSTDQDAYLPLHPGAAAVYNSTTQSFMDEYGNWIYLTPMVLGGAATMLAAAWKFLGVGSRPAEGPLDSLYALARRIRKVDTEAELSDIEDDIDGILKAERAKSAAGDESAVDDATLNVAAHRLENLIHDRRTLIAKGHAVASAA